A stretch of DNA from Desulfovibrio gilichinskyi:
TTTTGAAATAGCTCCGAATTTGCAGTTTTCAATACACATGCCGCACTGTGTGCAGAGTTCAGGATTAATCGATGGACGTTCTCCGCTTACAAATTCATGAGTCTCAAGGATTGTCGGGCTCAGAATTAAGTGAAGGTCTGCCGCATCCACATCACAGTCAGCTAAAACTTTTTTGGGACCGACTGAAGCTAGAGCTGAAACAACGCTGGTTTTACCTGTGCCGCCTTTTCCGCTTATTACAACTAATTGTTTCATTTATCTGGCCCCGTTTGAAAGAATTTGAATAGATGACCAAATCTTAGCGAATTCATCTTTGAATCCCGGTATGGCTTCATAAAGAAGCCCTCCGCCTGAATATATCGCTGCTGCTTCACGACTGTGCGGTAATGTTCCAAGTAGCGGTATTTCTTTTTCAGCCAAATACTTCTCAACTCTGTCATCGCCCATGCCGGAGCGATTGATAATAACACCGTATGGTTGTTTCAGAGTGTCCAGAAGCTGTACCGCCAGATCAAGATCATGAAGTCCGAAAGGTGTTGGTTCGGTGACAAGTACTACAAAATCTGCGTCTTCAATCGACGTAACAACAGGGCATGATGTTCCGGGAGGGCAGTCATAAATATTTATTTCAGCTTTTGGCGATATTTTTTTAACAGCTTTAATAAGCGGTGGGGACATTGCTTCCCCTATACGGAGCAGCCCGCTTGTAAAATCAATGTTTCCTGATTTTCCGAAGGAGGTCGTTCCGATCGTTCTTCGTCCTTCTCCTATTGCATCCGCCGGGCAGGCTAAATCGCATAGTCCGCAACCATGGCACAGTTCAGCGAAGACCATAACTGAGTCCACCATCCAAATCAGAGATTTGAAACGGCAAAGCTGAATACATTTTCTACATGATTCACCGATACACTTGTCTTCATCAACAACCGGAACGGGAATGAATTCTTCTTTCTCCGGACCTAATTCCGGTTTTAGAAAAAAATGAGCATTCGGCTCTTCTACGTCGCAATCAGTAAAACTTACTTTAGTTCCGATCGAATCCAGATAGGCGGCAAAGTTAACAGCAACAGTGGTTTTTCCTGTGCCGCCTTTTCCGCTTGCAATAGCTATCCGCATATATGTATATCCTGTTTACTTTTATAAATTTAAGGCGCGATGTTTTCGCGCCTTGTCTTAAAAGCTAATCTACTTTTCTTGTGCTGCTTTCAGCTTTTCATTTTCGGCTTCAAGTTCGGCAATGCGTTTTTCCAGATTTGTATCAGGTTGCTGTCCTGCATCTTGATTATTCTGGGTTGTGTTACGGCATGACCCGTCTCGGAGTCCCCGTCCCATTCCGCGACCTTGACCCATTCCTTGACCTTGGCCTAAACCTTTGCCGCCGGATTGACCTTGTCTATTTCCGGCTTTACATGGTCCACGACCCTGTCCACTTGAATTGGAGCCATTTTGATTTCTGTTTATTGCGGGCATTGTTTTGCTCCTTTAATTTGGTTATTGATACTTCAGGCATAGCAACAGTTGTGCCTTTATTGAAAGAACTTAAAAAACAGTCAGTTGCTTAAGTTTGCGTGAGCGTTTAAAATTTTATAGGCGCATTATTAGCCTGTTTTTAATAATATAAGAATCAAAAATAGTCCTAAATAGTAAAAGGTCTTTATAAATGAAAACTCAGCTTGACTGTTTACCGTGTTTTCTGAATATGGCTTTAAATGGAATCAGAAAGGCTTGCCCGGGGCAGGAAGATGTTCATGAAGCCGTTATACGTGAATGGGCGAAAGGGTTTGCCGAGGCAGATTTTAATGAATCACCTCCATCAATTGCCGGAAGATTATTTAGGATGACTTCAAAACATATCGGTAATGTGGATATTTTTAAAGCTCAGAAAGACGCATCAAATAAACGGGTGCTGGAATTACTTCCCAATATTACCGCGACTGTACATGGAAGCACAGATCCGCTGCTTGCCGCAATGGGAGTCTCAATTATCGGGAATTATATGGATTGCGCCTTGATAGAACAATTCGACTGGGAAGCTGAATTAGGACATCTTGAAAAAGGCTTAGACAAATCATTATTTGCATCTTTTATAGATAAGGTCAAAGTTCAAAAATCTCTTTTGATTCTTGGTGATAATGCCGGAGAAATAGGTTTAGATACAATTCTTACCGGATTATTGCAGGCAGATGGGGTCAAAGTGACTTACGCTGTCAGAGGAACTAATATTCTCAATGATGCTACCTTTGAAGATGCAAAGATTGTAGGTATGTCTGATATATGCGAAGTTATTACTTCCGGCGTGGATACACCGGGTACAGTGCTTGATAGATGCAGCCCGGAATTTAAAGAAAGGTTAAAAAAATCGCCTGTTGTTTTAAGCAAAGGGCAGGGCAATTTTGAATCTCTTTGGGGCGTAATGGATGATGTTTACTACGCTTTTAAAGTAAAATGCCCTGTTGTAGCTAATATTACCGGGCACCCCATGAAAACATCCCTATTTTGCATAGAAAATTAATTGTGGCTATAATCGATAAAAATATATGTTTTCATATCTATTTGATGGATATATTGAATCATTATCTTTAGTCGGTTACGGTATCCGTACGTTTTTTAAGGAACTCTTTACCTTGTCTATGATTTTGCTTTATCTGAGTTGAAAAATTATTAATTCTGTTAAATAAAAATAGAGTGTTGTGTGTGCTGCTCAGAGTAAAAAAAATATTTTGGATTATTTTTCTACTGTTCGATCTATGCCTGCTTGCCGGGGTAATGGGCGGTATTTATTATATTGAATCGGAAAGTCCGCGAAATGAACTTGAAGCTTATCTCGGGAAAATAACCGGTCGCCAAGTCGTTTTTGAGGAAAATTTAGATTTTGTATTTTACCCATGGCTTGGGTTTCAGACAGGAGCTGTTTCTGTAAACGACATTTCTGCGGATAATTCACTCCCCATGGCTACTGTTAAAGATATTGATTTTAAGGTTCGTCTTTTACCTCTTCTTATAGGTAAAATTGAACTTGATACTGTAATAGTCGACTCACCTGTGCTCAGAATTTACCGGGGAAAAGACGGAAAACTTAATTTACCGTTAGAACATATTTCATCAAATGATCAGCACGGCGCAAGCGGAGCTGGTGCGGTTCTATTTAAATCCATATCTGTCCGCGGAGTAAGTGTAGAGAATGCCACTTGTGTATACAGTGACGCTTTAACCGGAAACGAGTTTAATGTTTCCGGGGTAAGTATAAGGACCGGACCTCTCATAAAAGGTAGTCCTGTTGCTTTCACCGCCAGTGCAAATCTAAATACAGATTTACTGAATATCGACGCTGAAGCCGAAGTTAAAGGATTGCTCAATGCTTCGTTTAATGATGAAAACGTTGATCTTTCGGACACATCTCTTTCATTGCATGTCGCGAGTGACAAACTTTTAGGTTCCGGCGGATCTATTGAAGGCATCGCGTCACTTGATTTTGATTTAGTTAAAGGGAAGATTGATGTCCTGAATCTTGTTTTGCAAGGTCTCGGTGTTCGCCTTACAGGTTCTGCTGTATGTAATAATATTT
This window harbors:
- a CDS encoding P-loop NTPase, with the translated sequence MRIAIASGKGGTGKTTVAVNFAAYLDSIGTKVSFTDCDVEEPNAHFFLKPELGPEKEEFIPVPVVDEDKCIGESCRKCIQLCRFKSLIWMVDSVMVFAELCHGCGLCDLACPADAIGEGRRTIGTTSFGKSGNIDFTSGLLRIGEAMSPPLIKAVKKISPKAEINIYDCPPGTSCPVVTSIEDADFVVLVTEPTPFGLHDLDLAVQLLDTLKQPYGVIINRSGMGDDRVEKYLAEKEIPLLGTLPHSREAAAIYSGGGLLYEAIPGFKDEFAKIWSSIQILSNGAR
- a CDS encoding DUF5320 family protein, with protein sequence MPAINRNQNGSNSSGQGRGPCKAGNRQGQSGGKGLGQGQGMGQGRGMGRGLRDGSCRNTTQNNQDAGQQPDTNLEKRIAELEAENEKLKAAQEK
- a CDS encoding damage-control phosphatase ARMT1 family protein → MKTQLDCLPCFLNMALNGIRKACPGQEDVHEAVIREWAKGFAEADFNESPPSIAGRLFRMTSKHIGNVDIFKAQKDASNKRVLELLPNITATVHGSTDPLLAAMGVSIIGNYMDCALIEQFDWEAELGHLEKGLDKSLFASFIDKVKVQKSLLILGDNAGEIGLDTILTGLLQADGVKVTYAVRGTNILNDATFEDAKIVGMSDICEVITSGVDTPGTVLDRCSPEFKERLKKSPVVLSKGQGNFESLWGVMDDVYYAFKVKCPVVANITGHPMKTSLFCIEN